A region of the Leucobacter komagatae genome:
GTGGACGGGAACCGCGCGCATCGTGCGGTCGCAGGTGAAGAGCCTCCGCGAGCGCGTCTACGTGAAGCGCGTCGAGGCGCTCGGCGGCAGCCACCTTCGCATCATCATGCGGCACATTCTGCCGCAGCTCGGGCCGCTCCTCGCGGCGAGCGGCGTGCTCGCGATCACCGTCGCGATCTTCAATGAGACAGCGCTCGCCTTCCTTGGCCTCTCAGACCCGAACACGGTCACCTGGGGTGTCATCATGGAGCGCGCGTTCAGCCGAGCCGCGATCAGCACGGGTGCCTGGTGGGCGATCGTGCCGGCCGGAGTCGCCGTCGCGCTGCTCATTCTCGGCTGCTACCTCGTCGGCCGCGCCATCGAGGACGCGCTCAACCCGCGACTCAAGATCTCGCACCTCGCCCTGCGCACCTGGGCGATTCGCCCGCTCGGCTCGACCGAAGACGCGAAGCCCCGCGCGAAGACGCCGCGGGCCAGCACCAGCGCAACTGACACTACGAACGGAGCGGGCGTATGACCGCAGCACTATCCCCCACCCCCGTGCTCGAAATCCGCGACCTGCGCGTCTGGTTCGCGAACGACCGCGGCGAAGAAACCGAGACGGTTCACGGCATCAACCTCGCGCTCGCGCCTGGCGAGCGGCTCGGCCTCGTTGGCGAGTCGGGCTGCGGCAAGACGACAACGATCCTCGCCGCGCTCGGCCTGCTGCCCGCGAACGCGACCGTGAGCGGCCAGATCCTCCTCAACGGCACCGACATCATCGCGGGTGGCGACGCGACCGTCCGCCCCCACCGCTGGAAAGACATCGCGATGGTCTTCCAGGGCGCGATGAGCGCGTTCAACCCGGTGAAGACGATCGGCTGGCAGATCGAGGAGGCGCTGCGCTTCCACGGCTTCCCGCGCGAGACCATGCAGGCGCGCGTGCGCGAGCTGCTCGGCCTCGTCGGCCTCCCCGACGGCACCGAGAAGCGCTACCCGCACGAGCTCTCGGGCGGTATGAAGCAGCGCGCGGTCATCGCCATGGCGCTCTCGTGCGAACCCAAGGTGCTGCTCGCCGACGAGCCGACGACCGCGCTCGACGTCGTGGTGCAAGACCAGATCCTCCGCCTCCTCGTCGACCTGTCTGACAGGCTCGGCCTCGCCGTGATCCTCGTCACCCACGACCTCGGCGTCGTCGCCCAGAGCTGCTCGCGCGCGGCGGTCATGCGCGCGGGCGACATCGTCGAGATCGGCGAGGTCGAACAGCTCTACCGCGACCCCGCGCACTCTTACACACGCACGCTCTTCGAATCGACGCCCGACATCACCGCTGTCGCGAACGCGACCCGGGCGAGCGAGCCCGCGACCGAACCACTCCTTTCTGTCCGTGACCTCACGGTGCAGTACGCGGGTAGGCGCGAGCATCGCGCGGTCGACGGGGTCTCCTTCCAGGTCGACCGCGGCGAGCTTGTCGCGCTCGTCGGCCAGTCGGGCTGCGGTAAGACGACGACCATGCAGTCGATCATGGGGCTCGTGCCCGAGGCGACGGGCGGCATCGAGGTCGCCGGTATCAACGCGCTCGGCGCCAAGCGAGCGGAGCGCAAGCAGCTGCGCTCGCTCGTGCAGCCGATCTTTCAGGATCCATACGAGTCGCTCGACGTGCGCTTCACCGTGGCTGACACGCTCGAAGAGCCCCTCCTCATCCACAGGGTCGGGAAGAACCGAGCCGAGCGGCTGGCGCGAATCTCCTCGGCACTAGAGTCCGTCGGGCTCACCCCGGTTGAGCAGTACCTCGACAGGTACCCGCACCAGCTCTCCGGCGGCCAGCGGCAGCGAGTGGCGATCGCGTCGGGTCTCGTGCTGACGCCGTCGCTGCTGCTCGCGGACGAGCCGGTGAGCATGCTCGACGTGTCGGTGCGCTCGGGGGTGCTCCAGCTCCTCGCCGAACTGAAAGACACGGCGGGCCTCGGGATCCTGATGATCACGCACGACCTGTCAACGGCCGCCGAGTACGCCGACCGCATCATCGTGATGCGAGAGGGCAAGATCATCGAGTCGGGCACACCCGACGAGGTCGTGAACCGGCCTCAGGATCCGTACACGCAGCTGCTCATCAACAGCATCCCAAGCCCAGACCCGGCGCACGCGCGGGTCTAGGGGGCGCGCGCGTTCGGCTATTCGGCGCCGAGCGCGCGCACGCCCCAGGAGCCGGCAGCCTCGGGGCTCACCAGGCGCGGCGTTGAGCGCGGCCCCTGCACATGGAACAGGAACTCGTCGGCGCGGTACGACTGCTGGTACGAGTCGAAGGCTACGTCATCTTCGGTGTAGCTCACCCCGCGAACGCGCATCACGGTGTCGCTCGGGCCAAGCCCGAGCTGCTCGCGCTCCCACTGACTCGGGCGGTCTACCTGAAAGACCTGCTCGGCGTACGCTTCCGTGATGCCGTGCAGTTCTTCGAGCAGCTCGTAGAGCGATCGCCCGCTTGCAAGCTCGGCCTCGTCAAGCGCTGGCACGAGGCTCAGGGGAAGCGTCGCGCGCTCGGCAACGGTCGCGCGCCCTTCCCTGCTCCGCACGCGCGAGATCTCCCACACCGGCTGCCCCTCCTGAATGTCGAGGGCGCGCACGTGGTTTCGGCTTGGCATGCCGACCGCGATCCGTACGAGCTCCGTCGTGAACTCCACGGGCCGCTCGTCTTGCGAGATGGTGCCGAGCAGCGCACCGGCGCGGCCCGGTTGGCTGATGAGCCGCGGCTTCGCGACGAAGGTGCCGAGCCCCTGATGGCGCTCGATGACGCCGTCGTGGTCGAGTTCGTCGAGCGCGCGGCGCACGGAGATGACGCTCACGTCGGCTAGCTTCGTGAGCTCTGCGGTGCTCGGGAGCTTGTCGCCCGGCTCGAGGCCCTGTTCTTCAATGAGGCGCAGCACGAGGTCGTAGACACGCTGGTAGCGCAACTCACGGCCAGCGCCCGGCTCCGCTGGAGCGGCTGCGCCCGATTTTGTTGACGCCAAGTCAGTACCTCCTGTTAGCCCAGACTCACTTATTATTCGCAAGCCTAGGGCAGAAAGCCATTTCCGCGCCATATACTGCTAGGTATAACAAGAATCGAGGAAGATGTGATGACCGCAGTGCCCGCTCAGGAATCCCACGCCGCACGACTTCGCGAGGTGCTCCCAGAGCACAGCGGCGTCACCGAGGCGGGCGAGCTCACCATCGGCGGCGTCGAGGTTTCTGCCCTCGTTGAGCAGTACGGCACGCCCCTGCACGTGTTTGACGAGATCGGGCTGCGCGAGCAGGCGCGCCGTTTCGTCCGGGGCCTCCGCGAGCGCTGGCCCAACTCCGACGTGCTGTTCGCGTCGAAGTCGCTTCCCGCCGTCGGGATGTACAAGATCGCGCAGGAGGAGGGGCTCGCGGTCGACGTTGCCGGTGCAGGTGAGCTGCACCTCGCGCTTGCCGCCGGCGTCGACCCTGCACGCATCTACTTTCACGGCAACGCGAAGACGACGGCAGAGCTCGCGTTTGCCCTTGAGCGCGGTGTCGGCACGATCATCGTCGACAACACCGACGAGCTCGACAGGCTCGACGCGCTGCTCACCGCACCGCAAGCGCTCTTGCTCCGCGTGATTCCCGGCGTCGAGGCCGAAACCCACGCGTCACAGGCGACGGGTGGCACCCGCTCGAAGTTCGGGCTTCCGATGGACCAGGCCCTCGCTGCAATTGAGCGCATGCGCGCGCACCCTCTCATGCGATTTGAGGGCGTGCACCTGCACATCGGCTCACAGATTCTCAACACCGCCCAGTTCGCCGAGGCCGTCGAAAAGATCTCGAGCGCGGGCCACTTCCCCACCTACGACATTGGCGGCGGGCTCGGCGTGAAGTACACCCACGCGGATGACGCG
Encoded here:
- a CDS encoding ABC transporter permease gives rise to the protein MAAPGTTLFSLPRRRRPRDRRRGAFATALRQPSAIIGLAIIAIFLLISIFAPLLTPYSGGEVSCAVFEAPSAAHWFGCDDGGVDVLTLVLEGGRVSMWVGFTAAAIAIVIGSAVGILSGYFGGWVDTVLMRITDYFLVIPQIVLMIVIAAVWGPSLNHVIIVIGVLMWTGTARIVRSQVKSLRERVYVKRVEALGGSHLRIIMRHILPQLGPLLAASGVLAITVAIFNETALAFLGLSDPNTVTWGVIMERAFSRAAISTGAWWAIVPAGVAVALLILGCYLVGRAIEDALNPRLKISHLALRTWAIRPLGSTEDAKPRAKTPRASTSATDTTNGAGV
- a CDS encoding dipeptide ABC transporter ATP-binding protein, giving the protein MTAALSPTPVLEIRDLRVWFANDRGEETETVHGINLALAPGERLGLVGESGCGKTTTILAALGLLPANATVSGQILLNGTDIIAGGDATVRPHRWKDIAMVFQGAMSAFNPVKTIGWQIEEALRFHGFPRETMQARVRELLGLVGLPDGTEKRYPHELSGGMKQRAVIAMALSCEPKVLLADEPTTALDVVVQDQILRLLVDLSDRLGLAVILVTHDLGVVAQSCSRAAVMRAGDIVEIGEVEQLYRDPAHSYTRTLFESTPDITAVANATRASEPATEPLLSVRDLTVQYAGRREHRAVDGVSFQVDRGELVALVGQSGCGKTTTMQSIMGLVPEATGGIEVAGINALGAKRAERKQLRSLVQPIFQDPYESLDVRFTVADTLEEPLLIHRVGKNRAERLARISSALESVGLTPVEQYLDRYPHQLSGGQRQRVAIASGLVLTPSLLLADEPVSMLDVSVRSGVLQLLAELKDTAGLGILMITHDLSTAAEYADRIIVMREGKIIESGTPDEVVNRPQDPYTQLLINSIPSPDPAHARV
- a CDS encoding GntR family transcriptional regulator; translated protein: MASTKSGAAAPAEPGAGRELRYQRVYDLVLRLIEEQGLEPGDKLPSTAELTKLADVSVISVRRALDELDHDGVIERHQGLGTFVAKPRLISQPGRAGALLGTISQDERPVEFTTELVRIAVGMPSRNHVRALDIQEGQPVWEISRVRSREGRATVAERATLPLSLVPALDEAELASGRSLYELLEELHGITEAYAEQVFQVDRPSQWEREQLGLGPSDTVMRVRGVSYTEDDVAFDSYQQSYRADEFLFHVQGPRSTPRLVSPEAAGSWGVRALGAE
- the lysA gene encoding diaminopimelate decarboxylase, with the translated sequence MTAVPAQESHAARLREVLPEHSGVTEAGELTIGGVEVSALVEQYGTPLHVFDEIGLREQARRFVRGLRERWPNSDVLFASKSLPAVGMYKIAQEEGLAVDVAGAGELHLALAAGVDPARIYFHGNAKTTAELAFALERGVGTIIVDNTDELDRLDALLTAPQALLLRVIPGVEAETHASQATGGTRSKFGLPMDQALAAIERMRAHPLMRFEGVHLHIGSQILNTAQFAEAVEKISSAGHFPTYDIGGGLGVKYTHADDAPSVEAYLDEIVAAAKAHLPEGSRLLIEPGRSLVARAGVSAYRVVSVKRTGQVFVAVDGGMADQLDVALTLQRYEAVIANRAAEPAAEAVQLVGRQCESGDLLIDGADLPEARVGDVVVMATTGAYSYTTSNNYNGALKPAIVFVADGEARLVTRRETYADLLATHAPALEGGTATD